The following are from one region of the Streptomyces fradiae genome:
- a CDS encoding ArsR/SmtB family transcription factor gives MPNSPRLPLPRVEAELSATPLNERPLTADEAERTAKAFHVLAHPIRLQLLSTIASFEEGQPCVCAISDVGVSGPTVSHHLKKLKEAGLLSSERRGTWVYYRFEPAVLAAMGRLLIKAASE, from the coding sequence ATGCCGAACTCCCCCAGGCTTCCATTGCCCCGGGTCGAGGCCGAGCTCTCCGCCACGCCCCTGAACGAGCGCCCCCTGACCGCAGACGAGGCCGAGCGGACCGCGAAGGCGTTCCACGTCCTCGCCCATCCGATCCGCCTCCAGCTCCTGTCCACGATCGCCTCGTTCGAGGAGGGGCAGCCGTGCGTCTGCGCCATCTCCGACGTGGGCGTGTCGGGTCCGACCGTGTCGCACCACCTGAAGAAGCTCAAGGAGGCCGGCCTGCTCTCCTCCGAGCGACGCGGCACCTGGGTCTACTACCGCTTCGAACCCGCCGTGCTCGCCGCCATGGGCCGCCTGCTGATCAAGGCCGCCTCGGAATGA
- the arsB gene encoding ACR3 family arsenite efflux transporter, which translates to MSVTPPAPVTAAEEQSVVAKLSTLDRFLAVWILLAMALGLGLGRLIPGLNDALAKVEVGGVSLPIAVGLLIMMYPVLAKVRYDKLDTVTGDRKLMVSSLVINWVLGPAVMFALAWIFLADLPEYRTGLIIVGLARCIAMVIIWNDLACGDREAAAVLVALNSVFQVLAFGLLGWFYLDILPGWLGLGEGETLDISMWKIALNVVIFLGIPLLAGFLTRRIGEKRLGRESYEVKFLPKIGPWALYGLLFTIVILFALQGKTITSQPLDVARIALPLLVYFAVMWFGTFALGKAIGLHYDRTATLAFTAAGNNFELAIAVAIATFGVTSGQALSGVVGPLIEVPVLVALVYVSLAWRRKFAAPAHVPTRR; encoded by the coding sequence CTGTCCGTGACTCCACCCGCTCCCGTGACCGCTGCCGAAGAACAGTCGGTGGTCGCGAAGCTGTCGACGCTCGACCGCTTCCTCGCCGTCTGGATCCTGCTCGCCATGGCGCTCGGCCTGGGGCTCGGCCGGCTGATCCCGGGGCTGAACGATGCTCTGGCGAAGGTCGAGGTCGGCGGTGTCTCGCTGCCGATCGCGGTCGGCCTGCTGATCATGATGTATCCGGTGCTCGCGAAGGTCCGCTACGACAAGCTCGACACCGTCACCGGCGACCGCAAGCTGATGGTCTCGTCGCTGGTGATCAACTGGGTCCTCGGCCCCGCGGTCATGTTCGCCCTTGCCTGGATCTTCCTGGCGGACCTGCCCGAGTACCGCACCGGCCTGATCATCGTGGGCCTCGCCCGCTGCATCGCCATGGTGATCATCTGGAACGACCTCGCCTGCGGAGACCGCGAGGCCGCCGCCGTCCTCGTCGCCCTCAACAGCGTCTTCCAGGTCCTGGCCTTCGGCCTGCTGGGCTGGTTCTACCTCGACATCCTGCCCGGGTGGCTGGGCCTCGGCGAGGGCGAGACCCTCGACATCTCCATGTGGAAGATCGCCCTCAACGTCGTCATCTTCCTCGGCATCCCGCTGCTCGCCGGCTTCCTCACCCGCCGCATCGGCGAGAAGAGGCTCGGCCGGGAGTCCTACGAGGTGAAGTTCCTGCCGAAGATCGGCCCCTGGGCCCTGTACGGGCTGCTGTTCACGATCGTCATCCTCTTCGCTCTACAGGGGAAGACGATCACCTCGCAGCCCCTCGACGTGGCCCGCATTGCGCTTCCGCTCCTCGTGTACTTCGCCGTGATGTGGTTCGGCACCTTCGCCCTCGGCAAGGCGATCGGCCTGCACTACGACCGCACCGCCACCCTCGCCTTCACCGCCGCCGGCAACAACTTCGAGCTCGCCATCGCCGTCGCCATCGCCACCTTCGGCGTCACCAGCGGTCAGGCCCTGTCCGGCGTCGTCGGCCCGCTCATCGAGGTCCCCGTCCTGGTCGCGCTCGTCTACGTGTCGCTGGCCTGGCGCAGGAAGTTCGCCGCCCCGGCCCACGTGCCCACGCGGCGGTAG
- a CDS encoding helix-turn-helix transcriptional regulator, with product MMTSVDTDLIRVLGDPLRLRIVTLLARETLCTTHLVEETGAKQTNLSNHLRVLREAGVVETEPCGRFTYYRLKPDVIEQLAGQLAELAESARNAAENKRACP from the coding sequence ATGATGACGTCAGTCGACACTGATCTGATTCGGGTGCTGGGCGACCCCCTGCGCCTCCGGATCGTGACCCTGCTAGCCCGCGAGACGCTGTGCACCACCCACCTCGTGGAGGAGACCGGTGCCAAGCAGACCAACCTCTCCAACCACCTGAGAGTCCTGCGCGAGGCCGGGGTCGTCGAGACCGAGCCCTGCGGCCGGTTCACGTACTACCGGCTCAAGCCGGACGTCATCGAGCAGCTCGCCGGCCAGTTGGCCGAGCTGGCCGAGTCCGCCCGTAACGCCGCCGAGAACAAGAGGGCCTGTCCGTGA
- a CDS encoding arsenate reductase ArsC, producing MPASLASVLFVCVHNAGRSQMAAGFLSDRAGDRIEVRSAGSLPADQINPAAVEAMAELGIDIAGQAPKILTTEAVQASDYVITMGCGDACPIFPGKKYLNWELEDPDGKSVEAVRPIRDEIRTRIESLIAEIDATQEA from the coding sequence ATGCCTGCCTCGCTCGCCTCCGTCCTGTTCGTCTGCGTCCACAACGCCGGCCGTTCCCAGATGGCCGCCGGATTCCTCTCCGACCGCGCCGGCGACCGCATCGAGGTCCGCTCCGCGGGCTCCCTCCCCGCCGATCAGATCAACCCGGCCGCCGTGGAAGCCATGGCCGAACTCGGCATCGACATCGCCGGCCAGGCCCCCAAGATCCTCACCACCGAGGCCGTCCAGGCGTCCGACTACGTCATCACCATGGGCTGCGGCGACGCCTGCCCGATCTTCCCCGGCAAGAAGTACCTCAACTGGGAGCTGGAAGACCCCGACGGCAAGAGCGTCGAGGCCGTCCGTCCCATCCGCGACGAGATCAGGACCCGCATCGAGTCCCTGATCGCCGAGATCGACGCCACGCAGGAGGCATGA
- the trxB gene encoding thioredoxin-disulfide reductase, producing the protein MTDTPAATDDVREVIVIGSGPAGYTAALYTARAQLKPLLFGSSIFVGGSLTTTTEVENFPGFPTGIDGPDLMDNMRAQAEKFGAEMIDDDIVEVDLTGDIKRLTDSAGTVHRAKTVIIATGSGYRKLGLPKEDELSGRGVSWCATCDGFFFRDRDIVVVGGGDTAMEEATFLTRFARSVTVVHRRSTLRASQVMQNRAFADDKISFAFDSEIAELKEENGMLAGVVLRDVITGKTRDLDATGLFIAIGHDPRTELFTSQIDLDSEGYIKVESPSTRTNLPGVFAAGDVVDHTYRQAITAAASGCQAALDTERHLAALAHTGR; encoded by the coding sequence GTGACCGACACCCCCGCCGCCACCGACGACGTCCGCGAGGTCATCGTCATAGGCTCCGGCCCCGCCGGATACACCGCCGCGCTCTACACGGCCCGCGCCCAGCTCAAGCCGCTGCTCTTCGGCAGCTCGATCTTCGTCGGCGGCTCGCTCACCACGACCACCGAGGTCGAGAACTTCCCCGGCTTCCCGACCGGCATCGACGGCCCCGACCTCATGGACAACATGCGGGCCCAGGCCGAGAAGTTCGGCGCCGAGATGATCGACGACGACATCGTCGAGGTGGACCTCACCGGCGACATCAAGCGGCTGACCGACTCCGCCGGCACCGTCCACCGCGCGAAGACCGTGATCATCGCCACCGGCTCCGGCTACCGCAAGCTCGGCCTCCCCAAGGAGGACGAACTGTCCGGCCGCGGGGTGTCCTGGTGCGCCACCTGCGACGGGTTCTTCTTCCGCGACCGCGACATCGTCGTGGTCGGCGGCGGCGACACCGCCATGGAGGAAGCCACCTTCCTCACCCGCTTCGCCCGCTCCGTCACCGTCGTCCACCGCCGCTCCACCCTGCGCGCCTCCCAGGTCATGCAGAACCGCGCGTTCGCCGACGACAAGATCTCCTTCGCCTTCGACAGCGAGATCGCCGAACTCAAGGAAGAGAACGGCATGCTCGCCGGCGTCGTCCTCCGCGATGTCATCACCGGCAAGACCCGCGACCTCGACGCCACCGGCCTGTTCATCGCCATCGGCCACGACCCGCGCACCGAACTCTTCACCAGCCAGATCGACCTCGACAGCGAGGGCTACATCAAGGTGGAGTCCCCCTCGACGCGCACGAACCTCCCCGGCGTCTTCGCCGCCGGCGACGTCGTCGACCACACCTACCGCCAGGCCATCACCGCCGCCGCCAGCGGCTGCCAGGCCGCCCTCGACACCGAACGCCACCTGGCGGCGCTGGCGCACACCGGCCGGTGA